Sequence from the Candidatus Bathyarchaeia archaeon genome:
GTGAAAGGTACCCTTGGATTTTCTTTGTCCATTCATAGTCTTCGACGAGAACGCCGTACTTTACTAGTCCACCATACATGGGTGCTAACTTTTTAGGAATTAGATAACCTATCAGCCAGCCAAGTGTGTTCTTAAAGAGCATTGTTGAGTTTATTGGGTTAATTCTGAAAAGCCACTTCCATCCTTCGTAGTCTTTCCCAACAGTATTAGTGATAAGTTCATCCGTGGAAGCTCCGTTAATCAGATATATCACTTTTTCATCGTCGGGACGGTCCTGGTTCCACTCATATACTGCTCTTATTGAGGCATTTGTGCTTTCCGTTCTAAAACCGCCAACTATAATTTTACATCCCGCCTGGATAAGAGCAAGAGTGTTTGCTCTAGCTTGCTCCTCATTTAGAGGATATGCACATTCGTCCATTATGACCAGTTCGATTTTGTACCTCGTTCCACCTATGTTTATGCCAGTTGCGTTGTTAATATCCCATGTGGCCAACCAAGCCCCACCTTCAGCTCCTCCCCTCCAAGCTTCACCTTGAACCAGATTGTACGGCACTAGAACTCCAATTTTCAATGTTTGCTGGGCTTCAGCTGATTGTATCCAAGCAAGCAACGGAGGCATAACAAGTAAAATCGCTACAAGCAATGCGATTTTCTTCTCCATTCCCCTTCCTCCAAAATAGTAGTACTCTCAAGCATATTTAAGCTTTATTTAACATTGTTCTAGTCCTAAACACCGCCACACTTAAACCACTAGTTACATCACTCTTTAATCCCAGCCAAATGCTTCACTATACGCTTTTTTTCTTCAAAGTTATATGTGGCTGTTATGGCTATTTCCTCCATGATAGGTGAACCGCCTCCATGGACTCCGGCAATAGCGGCCACTCCACTGACAGAAGAGCAGAGCATGTCTGACAGGAAGCGGAAGCATAGATGGATGTTTTCTGCTGGGATATCTGCCTTCCGCATGATATACTTCTCTAAGAGATTTTTGGTTTCTGGGTTAGCGAAGTCTCCTTCGAAGGGTAATGTTGCTGGTAGTCCTCCAGCCAGATCCGTTAAAATTTCGTATTCGTGATAAACGTTTAGTCCAGCGTGTCGCCTGCCCACGTTTGCATAGACTGTGTTTGGGATGAAGCTTCCTGAATCATGTTTCTGTCCCTCGACAGCTGACGCTATGCCAGCGGCGTAGACTAGCTCTGCCACGCTCGCTAATTCAGCTAGCTTAGACCTAACGTGTGGCTTATCAGCTATGCCTTGATATTCCGCCACAAGGGCAGCAGCCCCTGTCACTATGTCTGTCACGGCAGGCTTACATCCAGTATAACTATGTCTATGGTAAAGTGCAAACCCGTGAGCCAATAAAACTGCGTAGGGCCATTCGCCGCACATGAAAACTCTCTCCCAAGGAACGAAAACATCTTCAAAAATTACAAAGGAGTCTGCTGACCCAAACTCGGCGGCTGGAGCCTTAAAAATTTTTCTGGGTCTGGGATTAGCCACGTGGGTTATTAGTTTGACACCCTCTGCATCCGCTGGGATGGCAAAAGCCACAGCATAGTCCGCATCTTCCTCTCTCATAGCCCTAGTTGGCAAACAAATAATTTCATCTGCAACAGCCGCCATTGTAATATGGTTTTTTGCCCCTCTAACAACTATTCCATCGCTTCGCCTTTCAACCACACGCACATATAAGTCAGGATCCTTCTGCTCGTGGGGTCTGAGGCTTCTGTCTCCTTTCACGTCCGTCTGAGCTGCCGCCGCTGTCAAATCATTTTTCTGGAAATATTCCAAATACCTTATAAACCTTTTATGATAATCTGTTCCATAGGCTTTATCCAGTTCATAAGTCGCAAAGTATAAGGCGTTTATTGCATCACATCCCATGCACCGCTGGATACAGCCGCCAGTAAGGTGGCAAGCCTTTCTAATCATTCTCTGTTTCTTCAACAGATCATC
This genomic interval carries:
- a CDS encoding 4-hydroxyphenylacetate 3-hydroxylase family protein, which codes for MRSPEEYVEKLRKMRKNVYIDGRLVERDDPELMPSIRVLSKTFELVGNPDFKDLITATSHLTGEVINRFTHINVSVDDLLKKQRMIRKACHLTGGCIQRCMGCDAINALYFATYELDKAYGTDYHKRFIRYLEYFQKNDLTAAAAQTDVKGDRSLRPHEQKDPDLYVRVVERRSDGIVVRGAKNHITMAAVADEIICLPTRAMREEDADYAVAFAIPADAEGVKLITHVANPRPRKIFKAPAAEFGSADSFVIFEDVFVPWERVFMCGEWPYAVLLAHGFALYHRHSYTGCKPAVTDIVTGAAALVAEYQGIADKPHVRSKLAELASVAELVYAAGIASAVEGQKHDSGSFIPNTVYANVGRRHAGLNVYHEYEILTDLAGGLPATLPFEGDFANPETKNLLEKYIMRKADIPAENIHLCFRFLSDMLCSSVSGVAAIAGVHGGGSPIMEEIAITATYNFEEKKRIVKHLAGIKE